The following are encoded together in the Phoenix dactylifera cultivar Barhee BC4 unplaced genomic scaffold, palm_55x_up_171113_PBpolish2nd_filt_p 000692F, whole genome shotgun sequence genome:
- the LOC120106924 gene encoding putative disease resistance protein RGA3, which produces MAMILDAFMKRYTNKLADFVEGEVSIILNVKDELQKLQRRLERIGGFLEHAERKRREDPNVGNWVRELKDIMYDADDIIDLCIIEGSKLLESHQSVSLVCHPFPLFSCFSCMKFRYEIGDKIRDLNKRLKEIAEDGSVLPKLENSNQDVQESGVNPRRTFPIEDSSDIVGTQIEEATQSLVESLVKEDKQKLWILGIVGMGGIGKTTLASNIYQDERIKENFPIRVWVCVSNNFSETNLLKEIIRSAGGNYGQAKTKAELIPYLSSVLSRKFVIVLDDIWEAKVWEDLLRYPLKSAMASGRIVITTRDMNVANNMSALVHHVDKMGSDEGWALFCKKIFRDDEKEEIIILKEIGINIVDKCDGLPLAIKTIAGVLRSKERSSIAWNNILRSDAWSMSQLQAELPGALFLSYEDLPSNLKQCFLFCSLYPEDFPMYRDDLVRYWLAEGFVKSQGDVLLEDLAEDYYKELICRNLLQPDSRRIDQNVCTMHDLLRSLALFLIGDESTFVGDGKTCTTNLLTKLRRLSISNVGERLEIPDAVKKQKCLRTLIVWNSPRTKIIEHDLGRLGQLRVLDLTGTELESLPDSVENLLHLRYLNLSQTNVKNLPESIRRLQNLHTLSLLGCKSLHMLPKAITSLCKLRCLRLSGTPLSHLPRGIGKLGDLNYLRGFVVGDDGGEQDQGCDLEELQSLSQLRVLRLDRLERSRAGASTLANSCFLRRLYLCWLPPEAENNQPRYGEEAIQNANKICNDLSPPSSLEELQFYNFFGSGFSGWLMSSSLGASFPHLAFLHLVDCKSCPKLPPLGLLPQLKFLRISGADAIITIGPELLGRRSSAITAFPKLEDLQLLHMRNWKEWSLGVVE; this is translated from the coding sequence ATGGCAATGATCTTAGACGCTTTCATGAAAAGATACACAAACAAACTCGCAGATTTTGTAGAGGGTGAGGTGTCAATCATTCTCAACGTGAAGGATGAGCTCCAGAAGCTTCAGAGAAGACTGGAAAGGATCGGAGGTTTTCTTGAACATGCAGAGCGGAAGAGGCGTGAAGACCCAAACGTCGGCAATTGGGTGAGGGAGTTGAAAGATATCATGTATGATGCGGATGATATCATCGACCTTTGTATCATCGAAGGCAGCAAATTATTGGAAAGCCATCAGTCCGTTTCTTTGGTATGCCATCCCTTccctttattttcttgctttagTTGTATGAAGTTCCGCTACGAAATTGGTGACAAAATTAGAGATCTTAATAAGAGGCTGAAAGAGATTGCAGAGGATGGATCAGTATTGCCTAAACTAGAAAACTCTAACCAAGATGTCCAAGAGAGCGGAGTGAATCCTCGTCGGACTTTTCCCATTGAGGACAGTTCTGATATCGTAGGGACACAAATTGAAGAGGCTACCCAGAGTCTTGTGGAGTCATTAGTCAAAGAAGATAAACAAAAACTCTGGATTTTGGGGATTGTGGGGATGGGTGGAATTGGCAAAACTACTCTTGCTTCTAATATATACCAAGatgaaagaataaaagaaaattttcctaTACGAGTATGGGTGTGTGTTTCCAATAATTTTTCAGAGACAAATTTGCTGAAAGAGATAATTAGAAGCGCAGGTGGAAATTATGGGCAGGCTAAGACGAAGGCAGAACTCATACCCTACCTTTCCTCTGTCCTTTCAAGAAAGTTCGTTATTGTATTAGATGATATATGGGAAGCAAAAGTATGGGAGGATCTGCTCAGATATCCTTTGAAAAGTGCAATGGCTAGTGGTAGGATTGTGATCACCACTCGAGACATGAATGTGGCTAACAATATGAGCGCACTTGTCCACCATGTTGACAAAATGGGTAGTGATGAAGGTTGGGCATTGTTCTGCAAGAAAATCTTTAGAGATGACGAGAAGGAAGAGATCATTATATTAAAAGAAATTGGGATAAACATTGTTGACAAATGTGACGGTCTTCCTCTTGCAATCAAGACCATTGCAGGAGTTTTAAGGTCGAAGGAGAGAAGCAGCATAGCATGGAATAACATTCTCAGAAGTGATGCATGGTCTATGAGCCAACTTCAGGCAGAACTCCCTGGAGCCTTATTTTTAAGCTATGAAGATTTACCATCTAATCTTAAACAATGTTTCCTTTTTTGCTCGTTATATCCTGAGGACTTTCCCATGTATCGTGATGATCTTGTTCGGTACTGGCTGGCTGAAGGTTTTGTAAAATCACAAGGAGATGTATTGTTAGAAGATTTAGCCGAAGATTACTATAAAGAGTTGATTTGCAGAAATCTTTTACAACCAGATTCTAGACGTATAGATCAGAATGTTTGCACAATGCACGATCTGCTACGTTCTCTTGCTCTGTTTTTGATAGGAGATGAGAGCACTTTTGTTGGTGATGGAAAAACATGCACCACAAATCTCTTGACCAAGCTTCGTCGCTTGTCAATTTCAAATGTGGGAGAGAGGCTAGAAATCCCTGATGCAGTGAAAAAGCAGAAATGCTTGAGGACTCTAATTGTCTGGAACAGTCCTAGGACAAAGATAATTGAGCATGATCTTGGAAGACTCGGGCAGCTACGAGTTTTGGACTTGACCGGTACAGAACTGGAGAGCCTTCCAGACTCGGTGGAAAACCTGTTACATCTAAGGTACTTGAATCTTAGTCAAACAAACGTCAAAAATTTACCAGAGTCTATAAGACGCCTTCAAAATCTGCATACGTTGAGTCTCTTGGGCTGTAAATCCTTGCACATGCTTCCCAAGGCCATCACAAGTTTGTGCAAACTAAGATGCCTTCGCCTCAGTGGAACTCCGTTGAGCCATCTCCCAAGAGGAATAGGCAAACTGGGAGATCTCAACTATCTTCGAGGATTTGTGGTCGGTGATGATGGAGGCGAGCAAGACCAGGGGTGCGATTTGGAGGAGCTGCAGTCTCTGTCCCAGCTAAGAGTGCTGCGGTTAGATAGGTTGGAGAGGTCACGAGCAGGAGCATCAACGCTTGCAAACAGCTGCTTTCTTAGAAGATTGTATTTGTGCTGGCTGCCACCCGAAGCTGAGAACAATCAGCCACGATATGGGGAAGAAGCAATCCAAAATGCGAACAAGATATGCAACGACCTCTCTCCTCCATCCAGCCTAGAAGAGCTTCAGTTCTACAACTTCTTTGGTAGTGGGTTTTCCGGCTGGTTGATGTCGTCCTCATTGGGTGCCTCCTTTCCTCACCTGGCATTCTTGCACCTTGTTGATTGCAAATCATGTCCAAAACTTCCTCCGCTAGGCCTATTGCCCCAGCTAAAATTCCTTCGGATTTCAGGAGCAGACGCAATCATAACGATCGGACCCGAGCTTCTTGGTCGCCGTTCCTCAGCAATAACTGCATTTCCTAAGCTTGAAGACCTGCAACTCTTACACATGCGCAACTGGAAAGAATGGTCATTGGGCGTGGTGGAATAG